A single Cryomorphaceae bacterium DNA region contains:
- a CDS encoding glycosyltransferase family 4 protein → MPELSKTTKPRVLILNYEFPPLGGGAANATHYLLKELGLRPDDVSATLITSSVDSDRHEKFASNIDIHFLDIGKNGNIHYQSQKDLLTYSWKAYSLARRLHKTQPFDVVHAFFGIPCGFIALRLGVPYIVSLRGSDVPFYNERFYWQDKLVFKRLSGLIWRKAKHVVANSIGLQELALRSFPKQEVGIIPNGIDLAEFPQTATISGQKDLHIISTGRLIPRKGYNLLLEALKDSSGVRVSLIGDGPEKTTLKAQAKELGIDLTLHGAVDHDQIPSLLTTADLFVLPSYNEGMSNAALEAMAAGLPLLLTDVGGSAELIDSNGWIIPKGESKPIKEIIQQCQANPEALAKMGIASRLKAESMSWSHMTARYLELYSS, encoded by the coding sequence TTGCCCGAGTTATCGAAAACGACTAAGCCGAGGGTCCTCATCCTCAATTATGAATTCCCCCCTCTTGGGGGAGGCGCGGCCAATGCCACTCATTATTTATTAAAAGAATTGGGCCTACGGCCCGATGATGTTTCCGCGACGCTCATCACTTCATCTGTCGATTCTGATCGGCACGAGAAATTCGCCTCAAACATCGACATCCACTTTCTCGACATCGGGAAGAACGGGAATATCCACTACCAGAGTCAAAAAGACCTACTGACCTATTCCTGGAAAGCCTATTCCCTTGCCCGCCGCCTTCACAAAACGCAACCTTTCGATGTTGTTCACGCCTTCTTTGGTATACCATGCGGCTTTATCGCATTGCGATTGGGGGTTCCGTATATCGTATCCCTTCGCGGAAGTGACGTGCCTTTTTACAACGAACGATTCTATTGGCAAGACAAGCTCGTCTTCAAACGTCTTAGCGGTTTGATCTGGCGAAAAGCCAAACATGTGGTCGCGAATTCAATAGGCCTTCAAGAATTGGCTCTCCGTTCCTTTCCAAAACAAGAGGTCGGAATCATACCCAATGGAATTGACCTTGCCGAATTCCCACAAACTGCAACCATTTCTGGACAAAAAGATCTACACATCATCAGCACGGGTCGATTAATCCCTCGCAAAGGCTATAATTTGCTTTTAGAGGCCCTAAAAGACTCTTCTGGCGTCAGAGTGTCACTTATAGGTGATGGGCCCGAAAAAACGACTCTAAAGGCCCAGGCGAAGGAGCTAGGCATTGACCTAACCCTTCATGGAGCTGTAGATCATGATCAAATTCCATCCTTACTCACCACAGCCGATCTTTTCGTTCTCCCCTCATACAACGAAGGGATGAGCAATGCTGCCCTCGAGGCTATGGCTGCAGGGCTACCCCTACTTCTCACTGATGTTGGCGGAAGTGCTGAGCTCATTGACAGCAATGGTTGGATCATTCCTAAAGGTGAGTCCAAACCCATCAAGGAAATCATTCAACAATGTCAAGCTAATCCGGAAGCTCTGGCAAAAATGGGTATCGCTTCCAGATTGAAGGCAGAATCCATGTCTTGGTCTCATATGACAGCCCGATACCTCGAGTTATACTCTTCATAA